The proteins below are encoded in one region of Alistipes communis:
- a CDS encoding RHS repeat domain-containing protein, with amino-acid sequence MIERGAFAPLFFEWYLVKYDTIVAKYSYLADGTKLSAVNADDCGFAYRGSFTYRTDAEANRVFESTPFGGGRIVATAGNDTEIRYFLTDHLESVRVVATDQNNVLERNDYYPFGKRWDTASLPVSDNRDHFNGKEDQVFIGDDLADYGARCYNKLNGRWLSQDPLADEYINHSQYCFCGNNPISMIDRDGRDWIRNLETDEYEWNDNVKSREDTPAGYEYIGAFDSDILYDIGVSTNLYYEASSWSPYLSFGTEVPQHNLSGRGGLLSLLLPALEGAVGLIGEGYIRFQVSIGYDSKKVSETNSLGKVFNGVIIHAIINQMITPRTAYNGDIEVYMTNGEMYSIALKEPPYPILTNPFTYSMGIDAILSSESVSHNNPISKIVLNASLNNAQKNIMQGGNMGIKFNFNSKR; translated from the coding sequence TTGATTGAAAGAGGAGCTTTTGCTCCTCTTTTTTTTGAATGGTATTTGGTTAAATACGATACGATTGTCGCGAAATATTCGTATCTTGCAGACGGTACGAAACTCTCTGCGGTGAATGCCGACGACTGCGGTTTTGCGTATCGGGGTTCTTTTACATACCGTACGGACGCAGAAGCCAACCGAGTATTCGAGAGTACGCCGTTCGGCGGCGGCAGGATCGTGGCAACAGCCGGCAACGACACCGAGATTCGTTATTTCCTGACCGATCATCTGGAAAGCGTGCGTGTCGTGGCGACAGACCAGAACAACGTCCTCGAACGTAACGACTACTATCCTTTCGGTAAGCGTTGGGACACCGCTTCGCTACCTGTGTCGGACAACCGCGACCACTTCAACGGTAAGGAGGATCAAGTATTCATCGGAGACGATCTCGCAGACTACGGCGCTCGTTGTTACAACAAACTTAACGGGCGGTGGCTCTCGCAGGATCCGCTGGCGGATGAATACATTAACCATTCCCAATATTGTTTCTGCGGGAATAATCCGATTTCTATGATCGATCGGGATGGAAGAGATTGGATCCGTAATTTGGAAACCGACGAATATGAGTGGAATGACAATGTAAAATCAAGGGAAGATACGCCGGCAGGTTATGAGTATATTGGAGCATTCGATAGCGATATTTTATATGACATAGGTGTGTCAACCAATTTATATTATGAGGCATCTTCTTGGAGTCCCTATCTATCATTTGGTACAGAAGTTCCCCAACACAATCTTTCGGGCAGAGGAGGACTTTTGTCATTACTTCTTCCGGCACTTGAGGGAGCAGTAGGATTAATCGGAGAAGGATATATAAGGTTTCAGGTCTCTATCGGATATGATAGCAAAAAGGTTTCAGAAACAAATTCTTTAGGTAAAGTATTTAATGGTGTAATAATACATGCTATTATTAATCAAATGATTACACCGAGGACTGCCTATAACGGAGATATTGAAGTGTATATGACTAATGGAGAAATGTATTCTATTGCGTTAAAGGAACCTCCCTATCCTATATTGACGAATCCCTTCACTTATAGTATGGGAATTGATGCGATATTATCATCCGAATCAGTATCTCATAATAATCCTATATCAAAGATAGTCTTAAATGCAAGTTTGAATAATGCACAGAAAAATATTATGCAAGGAGGCAATATGGGTATTAAATTTAATTTTAACTCTAAAAGATAA
- a CDS encoding RHS repeat-associated core domain-containing protein, which produces MVYHWRYDAIDSFESTSFGGGRIVGTDSGSEVHYFLTDHLGSTRVVAKVTPTERIDLDRKDYYPFGKTWEQPDMPASDNRYTFSGKEFQQTYSSSALYLDFGARFYDPDGVVFIQQDPLLEKYYSIGQYNYCAGNPVNRIDHNGAEWYSYQEEYEDGNGEIRTRTSYKYVNGVMSEREMQEGGYTYLGVTYDTGDTYYSLSGAEIPYVTGISIQSKEQQQKTQKSQKRKNKKINKVIESLKFVSGTGGTLSTAASLYDKPLTFGSEYIIINEGGTIVRNTNRVYTSTGKIATNIGTGIFYASVFTDIAGFATGGQTAGETAGNIAINTIIWRVGMKSPQTALATGLALMIFAPVPPAIVGSGGPAIIAPDNTRIIKTYPIH; this is translated from the coding sequence TTGGTATATCATTGGCGATATGATGCTATCGATTCGTTCGAGAGCACATCGTTCGGCGGAGGACGGATCGTCGGAACAGACAGCGGTTCGGAGGTACATTACTTCCTGACCGATCATCTGGGCAGTACGCGCGTAGTGGCGAAAGTGACGCCGACGGAACGGATCGATTTGGATCGTAAGGACTACTATCCCTTCGGCAAAACGTGGGAGCAGCCCGACATGCCGGCTTCGGACAACCGATACACGTTTTCGGGAAAGGAATTTCAGCAGACATACTCCTCCTCGGCCCTCTATCTCGACTTCGGCGCTCGGTTCTACGATCCAGACGGGGTGGTATTTATCCAGCAGGATCCGCTACTGGAAAAGTACTATTCCATCGGACAATACAACTACTGCGCGGGAAATCCGGTTAATCGAATCGATCATAATGGAGCGGAATGGTATTCTTATCAAGAGGAATATGAAGATGGCAACGGAGAAATTAGAACCCGAACAAGTTACAAATATGTAAACGGAGTTATGTCCGAGCGAGAGATGCAAGAAGGTGGTTACACATATTTAGGTGTAACGTATGATACAGGAGATACCTATTACAGTTTAAGTGGAGCGGAAATTCCTTATGTCACAGGGATTAGTATTCAGAGTAAGGAACAACAACAGAAGACACAAAAGTCTCAAAAGCGCAAGAACAAAAAAATAAATAAAGTCATTGAAAGTCTTAAATTCGTATCGGGTACTGGAGGAACCCTTTCTACCGCCGCTTCATTATACGATAAACCGTTGACATTCGGCTCGGAATATATTATCATCAACGAGGGTGGGACTATTGTCCGTAATACAAACAGAGTGTATACTTCAACAGGGAAAATTGCAACAAATATAGGAACCGGAATCTTTTATGCTTCAGTATTTACTGATATTGCAGGATTTGCAACTGGCGGACAAACCGCAGGTGAAACCGCAGGAAATATAGCAATAAATACAATCATATGGAGAGTAGGAATGAAATCACCGCAAACGGCTCTTGCCACAGGTCTTGCTCTAATGATATTTGCTCCGGTGCCACCTGCAATCGTTGGGAGTGGAGGCCCTGCAATAATAGCTCCTGATAATACTCGAATAATCAAAACTTATCCAATTCATTAG
- a CDS encoding DUF6443 domain-containing protein: MKRHILLFALLLCSAGRIGAQDSGSNWIKTRTAISETGTTITDITYYNGLGLPSQTTNVRASVNGYNIVTPIVYDALLRSDATAYLPFEATYYSDETELPNSTAISEQRNYYEERYSSDYERSFTEKVYEASPLGRVRKQALPGYMKDYEVLYTEFDYRTNDTDEVRWLAVGVDGELVCEGCHDAGTLSCTVTTDPDGHVVQSFTDGQGRTLLSRTFDDDEPIDTYFVYDDYGRLRWVITPEGSYLLSDSLTVPVDDDFAEKYCYVYTYNDRGLMVEKRMPGREAEYMRYDEGDRLRVSQDGNLRAKKQWISYSYDALGRVQEQSLAAEIEWTPVRPLVEIIGEPIEFLEPPYLGSSVPLRKYVYDTYPSEVQAAGLDFQPIEGLTATDGESLRYDNATGSLTYEKLAVLANDTITGYHQRAYYYDYKGRLIQTVERDTEDGILCTSQRYDFVGNLIAQRESYTRAGKTDDIDRTFTYDDRSRLLRETTQVNGGEEAVVYYEYDELGRLAARRLGEGTSAIAEQSEYDIRSWLTKKSSELFDMSLGHSYTGNITSWQWQHKGDPSGDGPQNRYEFTYDGLSRLANTDQYVNNEKTRQNVERCLSYDRNGNLQTFIRYENGACVSNSTYNYSGNRLVSYRPGTVFEREDGDAGEIILPKKGIVFPLTVQLHEYDANGNVTKDWERGLDMSYNCLNLLEYASDNDANAINYCYLADGTKLSATTADDCGFSYRGSFTYRTDESSQPDRVFESTPFGGGRIVGTVDDETEVRYFLTDHLGSVRAVVNSGCEVLERNDYQPFGKRWNTASLPVSDNRDRFNGKEDQSFAGLPFSDYSARMYDRERGRWLAQDPLQQYHSPYVFCGNNPICQIDPFGMNAYNISSTHLNKDNEVVAVYDDGDLGIYYHDKDTTGTIIELLLYYSSDNTSGGGKYVGETYFWDEFVNPETGEASGKIELGQSFDFTELIDIAQDMNLPQIAKASMSGGIFDIKSTYGNIGRLLNGKYVSARSAGNFLAGYNAAKGTVLGIHPISFKTFQQLAGALHIQSNVKHQPLTYAMMVDIVLWGTYAGVDKTLFKEPYWGEIYYQYRMSKMGWDYAKKN; this comes from the coding sequence ATGAAACGACATATTCTTTTGTTTGCCCTCCTCCTCTGCTCCGCAGGACGGATCGGGGCACAAGATTCCGGATCGAACTGGATCAAGACCCGAACGGCGATCTCCGAAACCGGAACGACGATTACCGACATCACCTATTACAACGGATTGGGACTGCCGTCGCAAACGACGAATGTCCGAGCCTCCGTCAACGGGTACAACATCGTGACGCCGATCGTATACGATGCCCTGCTGCGCAGCGATGCGACGGCCTACCTTCCTTTCGAAGCGACTTATTATTCGGACGAGACAGAGTTGCCGAACAGTACGGCGATTTCGGAGCAGAGAAACTATTATGAAGAACGATACAGCTCCGACTATGAGCGCTCCTTCACGGAGAAGGTCTACGAGGCGTCGCCGCTCGGGCGCGTACGCAAGCAGGCGTTGCCCGGTTACATGAAAGACTACGAAGTCCTCTACACCGAGTTCGATTACCGGACAAACGACACCGACGAGGTGCGATGGCTCGCAGTGGGCGTCGACGGCGAACTGGTCTGCGAGGGGTGCCACGACGCCGGAACGCTCTCATGCACCGTGACGACCGATCCCGACGGCCATGTCGTGCAGAGCTTCACCGACGGACAGGGGCGGACGCTGCTGAGCCGCACGTTCGACGATGACGAACCGATCGACACCTACTTCGTCTACGACGACTACGGCCGGCTGCGGTGGGTCATCACGCCCGAAGGCAGTTACCTGCTCAGCGATTCGCTGACAGTCCCCGTCGACGACGATTTCGCCGAAAAGTATTGCTACGTCTACACCTACAACGATCGCGGCCTCATGGTCGAGAAACGGATGCCCGGACGCGAGGCGGAGTATATGCGCTACGACGAAGGAGACCGTCTTCGAGTGTCGCAGGACGGCAACCTCCGTGCGAAGAAGCAGTGGATAAGCTATTCGTACGATGCACTGGGACGGGTGCAGGAGCAGAGCCTCGCCGCCGAAATCGAATGGACGCCCGTACGCCCGCTCGTCGAAATAATCGGTGAGCCGATCGAATTTCTCGAACCTCCCTATTTGGGCTCTTCGGTACCGTTGCGGAAATATGTTTACGACACCTATCCATCGGAGGTGCAGGCGGCGGGGCTCGATTTCCAGCCGATCGAAGGTCTGACGGCCACGGACGGTGAATCGCTGCGCTACGACAATGCCACGGGTTCGCTGACCTACGAGAAACTCGCTGTGCTGGCCAACGATACGATCACGGGCTATCACCAGCGCGCCTACTATTACGACTACAAAGGACGTCTGATCCAGACCGTCGAGCGCGACACCGAGGATGGCATCCTCTGCACCTCGCAGCGCTACGATTTCGTGGGAAACCTCATCGCACAACGCGAAAGCTATACCCGCGCGGGCAAGACCGACGACATCGACCGCACCTTCACCTACGACGATCGCAGCCGCTTGTTGCGCGAAACAACTCAGGTGAACGGCGGCGAGGAGGCTGTTGTCTACTACGAGTACGACGAGCTGGGAAGGCTTGCTGCGCGGCGTCTGGGCGAGGGGACGTCGGCGATCGCTGAACAGTCGGAATACGACATCCGAAGCTGGCTGACCAAGAAAAGCAGCGAGTTGTTCGACATGTCGCTCGGACACTCCTATACGGGAAATATCACCTCCTGGCAGTGGCAGCACAAGGGAGACCCGTCCGGCGACGGCCCGCAGAACCGGTATGAATTCACCTACGACGGCCTCTCGCGGCTGGCGAACACCGACCAGTATGTAAACAACGAAAAGACACGGCAGAATGTCGAACGCTGTCTATCCTATGACCGTAATGGAAACCTTCAAACTTTTATTCGTTATGAGAATGGCGCCTGTGTATCGAACAGCACCTATAATTATTCGGGGAATCGCCTTGTTTCGTATCGTCCGGGAACTGTCTTTGAACGGGAGGACGGAGATGCCGGAGAGATTATTCTCCCAAAGAAAGGGATCGTTTTTCCCCTAACCGTTCAATTGCATGAGTACGATGCGAACGGGAATGTAACAAAAGACTGGGAGCGAGGACTGGATATGTCATATAATTGTCTGAATTTGCTCGAATATGCCTCGGACAACGATGCGAATGCCATAAATTATTGTTATCTTGCAGACGGTACGAAACTTTCAGCGACGACTGCCGACGACTGCGGTTTCTCGTATCGAGGTTCTTTTACATATCGTACGGATGAAAGTTCCCAACCGGATCGAGTATTCGAGAGTACGCCGTTCGGCGGCGGGCGGATCGTGGGGACGGTCGACGATGAAACCGAGGTCCGTTATTTCCTGACGGACCATCTGGGCAGCGTGCGCGCGGTCGTAAATTCGGGGTGCGAGGTGCTCGAACGCAACGACTACCAGCCTTTCGGAAAACGGTGGAATACCGCGTCGTTGCCTGTTTCGGATAACCGAGACCGCTTCAACGGAAAGGAGGATCAATCGTTCGCCGGCCTGCCGTTCTCGGACTACAGCGCCCGAATGTACGACCGAGAACGAGGACGATGGCTTGCGCAGGATCCCTTGCAGCAATACCATAGTCCGTATGTTTTCTGCGGGAATAATCCGATTTGTCAAATTGATCCATTTGGAATGAATGCGTATAATATTTCATCTACGCATCTAAACAAAGATAATGAAGTTGTTGCAGTTTATGACGACGGAGATTTAGGTATTTATTATCATGATAAAGATACGACGGGGACAATCATCGAATTACTCCTTTATTATAGTTCAGATAATACCTCAGGAGGAGGAAAATATGTTGGTGAGACTTATTTTTGGGATGAATTTGTTAATCCTGAGACTGGAGAGGCCTCAGGAAAAATAGAACTTGGACAATCTTTCGATTTTACAGAATTGATAGATATTGCGCAGGATATGAATCTACCCCAAATTGCTAAGGCATCTATGTCGGGTGGAATTTTTGATATTAAATCGACATATGGCAATATAGGAAGACTTTTAAATGGAAAGTATGTTTCTGCAAGGTCGGCAGGAAATTTTCTTGCCGGTTATAATGCTGCAAAAGGAACCGTGTTAGGAATACATCCTATATCATTTAAAACATTTCAACAGTTAGCAGGTGCATTACATATTCAATCGAATGTTAAGCATCAACCATTGACATATGCGATGATGGTAGATATAGTTCTTTGGGGAACTTATGCCGGGGTTGATAAGACGTTGTTCAAAGAACCGTATTGGGGTGAGATTTATTATCAGTATAGAATGAGTAAGATGGGTTGGGATTATGCAAAGAAAAATTAA
- a CDS encoding RHS repeat domain-containing protein gives MKHPAFVCCAVSFLFLGATSVQAQETSDLTDVHFYPPSAVSMMKYIDYPVSHRTGIPEISIPLYTVRSGSLELPVNLSFHLDDFTRVNQLAGAAGAGWSLSCDLQVSRIINGVDDLKTTGYLHTGVSKPDITSTTLVRSTTDRMRLLWRKGADEDPDRFYYKLLNGGGSFYIERELGPKTVPVTGDRIVFDELGTETFVITGTDGTIYRFSSAVADTATDSQIQPASKTAWKCTEIESADGGSSIAFSYLPYRSRVLQTPGSVSLYDRGELYTTNDEVRYAARYPREERYGSIIYSCTLLFGWDDEGYGPTNFFWKELPDQPENSLTVSKWVESHYIDRITFRGGYAQFEYEAYDDTRTRILNPVLERIVICDTQGVARQTIVFTQSNVDQRYERYLQSVQIGNDTYSFSYGMQHIGDAIADFWGYGYRGHYSGGSADVPCHKVLLDLGTYPVDMYGDKLTYPGDYFQREFSMPSNSFPDEIYRTPDEEKRLLSITYPTGGRTEFVCDHNCFRDGEDAVRRISSYRIKYIRYYDTDDTLLKETAYKYGPGEDGCGIIRHEPDMDDDMGNCHTEQTVSYYYPRDSWSGSYSLGATLRLRTYYPHTIYRTNYDDGSHVQYDEVAEYQSAGGTLSGKTVYKYDLTNRHARPVREVFAYPNAPYPVEGDTWYLGQLDSVVQYKYDGGRFDWVARRAYTYNRYDASERIFCARVWASAVGYLLGGSQQIDDGHTFEYSYNGITPGCMQLSEEVIEQREDDGRILRRRTNYYYDTNPYTASRKETTYADGRTVTERTLYAEDYLPSSVQTMLDRNLLSLPLERVVYTDETVTHGDTFRYDLYGRPDSLSTLASLDLSPASFRFSNRSSTGGKGAYTPDTHYIGRASLRYDADGNICEVQAVGQPPICYLWGYKGQYLVAEIRNAAYDEVTTALGAATVEHIRTSVVLSEGDLAALDGLRTSRKEWHVTTATYIPLVGMASMTDPSGRETTYEYNAHNHLMRVRDHKGKVVNEYEYSFDQ, from the coding sequence ATGAAGCATCCGGCCTTTGTATGTTGCGCCGTGTCGTTCCTGTTTCTCGGAGCGACGTCCGTACAGGCGCAGGAGACGTCCGATCTGACGGACGTCCATTTCTATCCGCCGTCGGCGGTGTCGATGATGAAGTACATCGACTATCCCGTTTCGCACCGCACGGGAATTCCCGAAATCTCGATCCCGCTCTACACCGTCAGATCGGGATCGCTGGAGCTGCCCGTGAACCTGAGTTTCCACCTCGACGACTTCACGCGCGTGAACCAGCTCGCCGGCGCGGCCGGCGCAGGATGGTCGCTGAGCTGCGACTTGCAGGTCTCGCGCATCATCAACGGCGTGGACGATCTGAAAACGACGGGCTACCTCCATACGGGTGTTTCGAAGCCCGACATTACGAGTACGACACTTGTGCGTTCCACGACGGATCGGATGCGGCTGCTCTGGCGAAAAGGTGCCGATGAAGATCCGGACAGATTCTATTACAAACTGCTCAATGGCGGCGGTTCGTTCTATATCGAGCGGGAACTCGGCCCCAAGACCGTTCCCGTGACGGGCGACAGAATCGTATTCGACGAGCTGGGTACGGAGACTTTCGTCATCACGGGTACGGACGGCACGATCTACCGCTTCAGCTCGGCTGTTGCGGATACAGCGACAGACTCGCAGATTCAACCGGCTTCGAAAACGGCATGGAAATGTACGGAGATCGAGAGCGCCGACGGAGGCAGCAGCATAGCGTTCTCGTATCTTCCGTACCGTAGTCGTGTGCTGCAAACACCCGGATCCGTATCGTTGTACGATCGCGGAGAGCTTTACACTACCAATGATGAGGTCCGCTATGCCGCCCGCTACCCGCGTGAGGAGCGCTATGGCTCGATCATCTATTCGTGTACGCTGCTCTTCGGTTGGGACGACGAGGGCTACGGCCCGACGAATTTCTTCTGGAAGGAGCTGCCCGATCAGCCGGAGAATTCGTTGACGGTCAGCAAATGGGTCGAAAGCCACTACATCGACCGGATCACTTTCCGTGGCGGCTATGCGCAATTCGAGTACGAGGCGTACGACGACACGCGCACGCGGATACTGAATCCCGTGCTGGAGCGTATCGTGATCTGCGACACGCAGGGTGTCGCACGTCAAACCATCGTCTTCACGCAGTCGAACGTCGACCAGCGTTACGAGCGTTACCTGCAATCGGTGCAGATCGGCAACGACACCTATTCCTTCTCCTACGGCATGCAGCATATCGGCGATGCGATCGCCGACTTCTGGGGCTATGGCTACCGTGGACACTATTCGGGAGGGTCGGCCGACGTTCCCTGTCATAAGGTACTGCTCGATCTGGGAACGTATCCCGTCGATATGTACGGCGATAAGCTGACCTATCCCGGCGACTATTTCCAGCGGGAGTTCTCCATGCCGTCGAACAGTTTTCCCGACGAGATCTACCGCACGCCCGACGAGGAGAAGCGGCTGTTGAGCATCACCTATCCCACGGGCGGCCGTACGGAGTTCGTGTGCGACCACAACTGCTTCCGCGACGGGGAGGATGCCGTGCGCCGTATTTCGAGCTACCGGATCAAATACATCCGCTACTACGACACCGACGATACGCTACTCAAAGAGACCGCGTACAAATACGGCCCCGGCGAGGACGGCTGCGGCATCATCCGCCACGAACCCGATATGGACGACGATATGGGCAACTGCCACACGGAACAGACCGTGAGTTACTACTATCCCCGAGACTCGTGGTCGGGGAGTTATTCGCTCGGCGCGACGCTGCGTCTGCGCACCTACTATCCGCACACAATTTATCGTACCAACTACGACGACGGGAGCCATGTCCAGTACGACGAGGTGGCCGAATACCAGAGTGCCGGCGGCACGCTCTCGGGCAAGACCGTCTACAAATACGACCTGACGAACCGCCACGCGCGGCCCGTGCGCGAGGTCTTCGCCTATCCGAACGCTCCCTATCCGGTCGAAGGCGACACGTGGTATCTCGGACAGTTGGATTCGGTCGTCCAGTACAAGTACGACGGCGGCCGTTTCGACTGGGTTGCACGCCGCGCCTATACCTACAACCGATACGACGCCTCGGAACGGATTTTCTGCGCCCGCGTATGGGCCTCCGCAGTGGGATACCTGCTCGGCGGTTCGCAGCAGATCGACGACGGCCATACGTTCGAATACTCCTACAACGGCATCACTCCGGGTTGTATGCAGCTTTCGGAGGAGGTTATCGAGCAGCGCGAAGACGACGGACGCATTCTGCGCCGACGGACGAACTATTATTACGACACGAATCCCTATACCGCCAGCCGCAAGGAGACGACCTACGCCGACGGACGAACCGTCACCGAGCGGACGCTCTACGCCGAAGACTACCTGCCGTCGAGCGTGCAGACGATGCTCGATCGCAACCTTCTCTCGCTCCCGCTCGAACGGGTCGTCTATACCGACGAGACCGTCACGCACGGCGATACGTTCCGCTACGATCTCTACGGGCGTCCCGACAGCCTCTCGACGCTGGCTTCGCTCGACCTCTCGCCCGCATCGTTCCGCTTCTCGAACCGCAGCTCTACGGGCGGGAAAGGCGCCTATACGCCCGACACGCATTACATCGGACGGGCGTCGCTGCGCTACGACGCCGACGGCAACATCTGCGAGGTGCAGGCCGTGGGACAGCCTCCGATCTGTTATCTGTGGGGCTACAAGGGTCAGTACCTCGTGGCCGAAATCCGCAACGCCGCATACGACGAGGTGACGACCGCCTTGGGTGCGGCGACCGTCGAGCATATCCGTACCTCGGTCGTGCTGTCGGAGGGCGATCTTGCGGCGCTCGACGGCCTGCGAACCAGCCGCAAGGAGTGGCACGTCACCACGGCGACATACATCCCGCTGGTGGGGATGGCCTCGATGACCGATCCTTCGGGACGTGAAACCACCTACGAGTACAACGCCCACAACCACCTGATGCGCGTGCGCGACCACAAAGGCAAGGTCGTAAACGAGTATGAATATTCCTTCGACCAGTAA
- a CDS encoding RHS repeat domain-containing protein, giving the protein MVYRTQNGTFDLESASFGGGRLVVSSEGLETRYFLTDHLGSVRQVVAADGSVIEQNDYYPFGKEWAQPDMPTSDNRYIFFGKEKRHLRFQQIDYTDFGARFYDAEGGHFLQQDPLLEKYFRIGQYNFAREI; this is encoded by the coding sequence TTGGTATATCGCACGCAAAACGGAACGTTCGACCTGGAAAGCGCCTCTTTCGGCGGGGGACGGCTCGTAGTCTCGTCGGAGGGTCTGGAAACGCGCTATTTCCTGACGGATCATCTGGGCAGCGTGCGGCAGGTTGTCGCCGCCGACGGTTCGGTGATCGAACAGAACGATTACTATCCCTTCGGCAAGGAGTGGGCACAACCCGACATGCCGACATCGGATAATCGTTACATCTTCTTCGGTAAGGAAAAACGACATCTGCGATTCCAACAGATTGATTATACCGATTTCGGAGCACGGTTTTATGATGCCGAAGGGGGCCATTTCCTGCAACAAGACCCATTGCTTGAGAAATATTTCCGTATAGGACAATACAACTTTGCGCGGGAAATCTGA